The nucleotide window GGTGGGGATATTCGCGCAGAGTTGGGACAATTTCAGCGTGATCTATGACATCGTCACCCGGGTGCCTGACTCCGTCGGCGCTTCGATCCTGGCGCTCACCGGGTCAGGCGACGAGGCCGGTGTCTATGAGAGCCTCGACAACATGGTCGCACGCATCACCGCCTATGGCGACACGATTGGCGATCGCGCGGGCTGGGTTTTCGGCGCGGTCCTCGGCGCGATCTTCTTTGTCCTTTCCGCCGTCTTCGCTGCTGTCACCGCCGGGATCATCGCCTTCGCCCGCATCGTCTTCGCGCTGATGATCGTGATCGCCCCCTTCATGATCGTGGCCTCGCTTTTCAAGCCTACCCAGTCCCTCTTCGAGGCCTGGACCCGCGCCACCATCGGCTATGCGCTCATGCCGGTCGCGGCCGCCGGGGCCGCGGGCATCATCGTCGCCATCGCCGAAGCGATCGGCGACGCCTCCGCCGATCCGGGCGATGTCGAGACCGTCAGCCTCATCCTGCCCTTCCTCGTGATCCTGATCCTCAGCGCCGGAAT belongs to Sulfitobacter pacificus and includes:
- a CDS encoding type IV secretion system protein — protein: MGIIRDILSEVDAAVNTVAQDGFVSSAASVGNVISAGATLLVVLLGINAVMQLRPLPFGTGFAFGMKVALVGIFAQSWDNFSVIYDIVTRVPDSVGASILALTGSGDEAGVYESLDNMVARITAYGDTIGDRAGWVFGAVLGAIFFVLSAVFAAVTAGIIAFARIVFALMIVIAPFMIVASLFKPTQSLFEAWTRATIGYALMPVAAAGAAGIIVAIAEAIGDASADPGDVETVSLILPFLVILILSAGIMASVPYIASNLTGVVGIASNAVGLTGLARQGFVNTRQYGTGATSRLVTGKSPHELNQMANAGVVKTGELIRQSPGALLSAAKAFRKP